In the Zingiber officinale cultivar Zhangliang chromosome 5A, Zo_v1.1, whole genome shotgun sequence genome, AGCACAGAGAAAGAGAGCTGATGAGAGTCGAGGGCCTGGTGATCACCATCGCCCTGCTGCTGGTGGTGGCCTACATACTGAACCTGTACCGGTGCCGCAGTAGCTTCCTCAAGTACGCCCTCCACGCCTTCGACGCCATCTCCGGCTCCCTGGTCACGTACACCATCGGCTCGATGCAGCAAATGACCTTCGCGCAAAAGGATTTCAACTGGCTCTGGGTGGCGCTCCTCCTCGTCCTCACCGACAGCGTTTGCCATGCCGATTTCGAGCAGAACAGGGTGAGCAGGTTGAAGTACGAGCTCCTCAAGATCATGGACTCTGTCTACACCGGCATTCTCTACACCACCAGCGACCGCCAGATTCTGCCGGCCATCTGGACGATACTGCTGTTGCACGTGGTGAAGCTCCTGTTCAGGATGTGGGTGTTTCAGCTGGCCGATCAGTCTTACCGGCACGGTCAGAACTCGCGGCTGGTCGCTGACTACATGAGCTACGAGCACGAATTGAGCAGCTCTGAGAAGCCAGATCCGATCACCATGAGCGGCTACAAGTACTTGGTCTACGGCGAAGCCAAACCGGAGAACAAGCTGCAGCCTGCGCCATCAGATTACCGGATCGAGCTGAGGGTAGCTAATGAGAAGAGACTGATCACCCTGGAGAAGGTTTGGCAGTGCCGGGGAAGCCTGCTCACGACCGGCGATCCAGAGAGCAGGCTCAAAGATCTGTGTCTCTCCTTTGTGCTCCACAAGTTGATCCGGCGAAAATTCGACGACCTGCACCCGCTGCCGGAGCCCGATCATGAAAAGGCCCATCAGTTGCTTCTCGACGGGCTGCTCTTGCCCGGCCAGGACTACAGAAGAGTGTTCAGGGTGATCGAGGTAGAACTAGCATTCTTGAATGATTACTTCCACACTTTGTTCCCTGTGATCTTGGTCACCAGATTCATACTTTTCATCAGCCTTCTCGTGTTCGTCACCTTTTGCTCATGTTGTTGGCTTCTAGTGTCGATAAGCAGAGACATGGATAACAGGAACTTTGTTTATCATATCATTACCATTTACCTTTTTGCGATAGTCATAGTGAAGGAGGTCTTCAGGATTAGTAGCTTGGTATTCTCCGACTGGACCAAGTTGTTGCTGCTGTCCAAGTATGTGCAGTACCCTTCATGGCAGAGGAGCCCTGCAACAGAGACGGTAGTGAAGTTTCTGTGCAGTCGGAAACTCGTGAAGCATTGGCATAACAAGATTGGCCAGTACCATATTCTCAAATCATTTAACTATGAGCCGAAGACGATGAACTTCATGGATTGTATGAGACTGAGTATGAAGGACGAGGAACTAAGTGGAGCAAAAGAGGGCCGCAAAATCACATTGCCTGAGGAAGCCAAGATGGCCATCTTCGAGTCCCTCCAAGCTCAAAGAGACAAGATCAGGAACGGCGAGCCGTTGAGCAATGGTGTGCTTTCGTTGCAGAGGAATCAGGTGAAGAAGCTGTTGTCATGGTCGTGCAAGCTCAAAACAGATGCACACACCATCTTGGTATGGCACATAGCTACTGCTCTTTGTGAACTGGATTTTTTTCGTCATTACAATGTTGATGCGACTCATAGTAGAACGCATGAATACCTTATTCGTATGAAAAAGTGGATGGGCACTTCATCGAGCGGATCCGTGCAAAAGGATGACAGGAAGAACCCTGATAAAGATCTGAAGTCAAATTATGTTGTTGCTTCGAGCATGTCACAATACTGTGCATACTTGCTAGTCTTCCGACCTCAGCTGCTGCGTGAGCATCGTTTGGTTGTGAGGTTCATATTCGAGAAAACAATAAAAAAGGCTCAGGAAACCTTTGAGGGTTGCTGTAATTCTGAGCAGATGTATGACAGGATGATGGACTTGGCCAAGGAAGTcgtggaggagaaggaagaagaagacgaagtcACAGACACCTTGAAGCTGAGCGCAAAGCTTGGTTGGACATTGATCACAATGATAGAGGATGAAGCAACTCGTTGGAAGGTGTTGGCCGAATTCTGGGCTGAGATGATTATATACTTGGCTCCTTGCGATAATAAAAATGGGCATGCCTCATTTTTAGAAAGCGGCGGTGAGTTCTTGACACATATTTGGGCTTTGCTCCATCATGCAGGCATTGACAAAGTATCGGGGCATGGGCATTACTCCCGTGTTCCTGAGAAGGAACAACCTTTTTTTCCCTCTGATATACAGGGTCTGAGGTTTCATCAATCTGACAGAGGCACTGATGAACTCCATGGTGTTTATAGTTCTCATCAGAATAGCGATGACAATGTTTAACAAATCCAACCAATGCTACTTTATGCAATCCGATACTTTACCAATGATAATAAAAGAATAGCAACTACTTGGTCCTTGGTTGTTTGTTCTACTATTTTAAAAGCATGTTGGTAAAAGAAAAGAAGCCTTTTTGCCGTAATCCAAACTAGTCAAAAAAGCAGCAGTTTCTCTCCAGTAGAGGCATCGTGAACCAGGaatgaaaataatttgaaaagtAACAAAATAGAGGATTAACACATTGCATTCCAGTTTTCTTATCCTAAATATATGTCAGAGCATATATTTATACAAATGAGGGATATCTCTAGAAAATGC is a window encoding:
- the LOC121979823 gene encoding uncharacterized protein LOC121979823, yielding MDLQKEHRERELMRVEGLVITIALLLVVAYILNLYRCRSSFLKYALHAFDAISGSLVTYTIGSMQQMTFAQKDFNWLWVALLLVLTDSVCHADFEQNRVSRLKYELLKIMDSVYTGILYTTSDRQILPAIWTILLLHVVKLLFRMWVFQLADQSYRHGQNSRLVADYMSYEHELSSSEKPDPITMSGYKYLVYGEAKPENKLQPAPSDYRIELRVANEKRLITLEKVWQCRGSLLTTGDPESRLKDLCLSFVLHKLIRRKFDDLHPLPEPDHEKAHQLLLDGLLLPGQDYRRVFRVIEVELAFLNDYFHTLFPVILVTRFILFISLLVFVTFCSCCWLLVSISRDMDNRNFVYHIITIYLFAIVIVKEVFRISSLVFSDWTKLLLLSKYVQYPSWQRSPATETVVKFLCSRKLVKHWHNKIGQYHILKSFNYEPKTMNFMDCMRLSMKDEELSGAKEGRKITLPEEAKMAIFESLQAQRDKIRNGEPLSNGVLSLQRNQVKKLLSWSCKLKTDAHTILVWHIATALCELDFFRHYNVDATHSRTHEYLIRMKKWMGTSSSGSVQKDDRKNPDKDLKSNYVVASSMSQYCAYLLVFRPQLLREHRLVVRFIFEKTIKKAQETFEGCCNSEQMYDRMMDLAKEVVEEKEEEDEVTDTLKLSAKLGWTLITMIEDEATRWKVLAEFWAEMIIYLAPCDNKNGHASFLESGGEFLTHIWALLHHAGIDKVSGHGHYSRVPEKEQPFFPSDIQGLRFHQSDRGTDELHGVYSSHQNSDDNV